In Brienomyrus brachyistius isolate T26 unplaced genomic scaffold, BBRACH_0.4 scaffold44, whole genome shotgun sequence, the following are encoded in one genomic region:
- the xk gene encoding membrane transport protein XK: protein MRLPSSIFASVSLFIAETMAALYLSTTYQSAGDQIWQTLTLLFTLVSSALVQLTLIFIHRDLIRDRPFVLLLHILQLGPVVRCLEAFCIYGSVGKVEEPYVSITRLKRMPQGGPAEEVERQVGQAEGKLVVHRAAFSRASVVQAFLGSAPQLTLQLYICVLQRNVSAGRGVLMVISLLSIVYGALCCNILAIKIKYDDYEVDVGPAAYLCIFLWRGFEIATRVAVLVLFSSVLRSWVVPVVLANFLAFSSYPWLLFWRSQSPFPENIEKTLTRVGTTMVLGLLTFLYAGINMFCWSAFQLQLSDPDLISKSQNRFRMAAYYVIRFLENAALLLLWYGFRTDVYRLVCAPLLLLHLLAGYAVAIFFMLIFYRFCHPCKKLLASSDFRGILGFAPFLCPPWEPRLRDESAESHLGSSEKDVMHDSATSATSLSPVIFEKLMRSPAPPRGTLIRLMA from the exons ATGAGACTGCCGAGCTCAATCTTTGCATCTGTCTCTCTGTTCATCGCCGAGACGATGGCTGCCCTTTACCTCAGTACCACGTACCAATCTGCAGGGGACCAGATCTGGCAGACACTCACGCTCCTCTTCACGCTTGTGTCGTCGGCTCTAGTGCAGCTCACACTGATCTTTATCCACAGGGACCTGATCAGGGACAGGCCGTTCGTGCTGCTGCTGCACATCCTGCAGCTGGGACCTGTAGTAAG GTGCCTGGAGGCTTTCTGCATCTATGGGAGCGTGGGAAAGGTGGAGGAGCCGTACGTCAGCATCACCAGGCTGAAGCGAATGCCCCAAGGCGGCCCGGCTGAGGAGGTGGAGCGGCAGGTGGGGCAGGCAGAGGGTAAGCTGGTGGTCCACCGGGCTGCCTTCTCCAGAGCCTCCGTTGTCCAGGCCTTCCTAGGCTCTGCCCCCCAACTGACTCTGCAGCTGTACATCTGCGTGTTACAGCGAAACGTGTCTGCCGGCAGAG GCGTGCTGATGGTGATCTCGCTCCTCTCCATTGTGTACGGTGCCCTTTGCTGCAACATCCTGGCCATAAAGATAAAGTACGATGACTATGAGGTTGATGTGGGGCCCGCGGCCTACCTCTGCATCTTCCTGTGGCGTGGTTTCGAGATCGCAACGCGGGTCGCCGTGCTGGTGCTTTTCAGCTCGGTGCTGCGGTCCTGGGTGGTGCCGGTGGTGCTCGCCAACTTCCTGGCCTTCTCCTCCTACCCCTGGCTGCTGTTCTGGAGAAGCCAAAGTCCCTTCCCAGAAAACATCGAGAAGACCTTGACGCGGGTTGGGACTACCATGGTGCTGGGCCTCCTCACCTTCCTCTACGCTGGCATCAACATGTTCTGCTGGTCGGCGTTTCAGCTACAGTTGAGCGACCCAGACCTGATCAGCAAGTCACAGAACCGGTTCCGCATGGCAGCGTATTATGTGATCCGCTTTTTAGAGAACGCCGCCTTGCTCCTGCTGTGGTATGGCTTCCGCACAGATGTGTACCGCCTGGTGTGTGCACCACTGCTTCTACTGCATCTGCTGGCTGGCTATGCCGTGGCCATCTTCTTCATGCTGATCTTCTACCGGTTCTGCCACCCTTGCAAGAAGCTCTTAGCCTCCAGCGATTTCCGGGGCATTCTGGGATTCGCCCCCTTCCTCTGCCCACCTTGGGAACCCCGCCTACGTGACGAATCCGCAGAGAGCCATCTTGGCTCTTCGGAAAAGGACGTTATGCATGACTCTGCGACGTCAGCCACCTCCTTGAGTCCTGTAATCTTTGAGAAATTGATGAGGTCTCCAGCGCCCCCTAGAGGAACTCTAATCCGCTTGATGGCCTAA
- the LOC125722904 gene encoding lanC-like protein 3: protein MENKRCFENRYADYTGALLSGQGNEAIVPVVIASIEKIMKKVPLDSSECDGGLYDGPAGVAYMLYYVSECPLFSKQRDTYLKNAKQIIDVSVKYVDREQDTNMRAAFLLGGAGIYAVAAMVYKAMGLSDFVKPLTKFRNLWEVCAPISFLECGSDELFVGRAGYLCAALVLKQRLGIEILSPEQIKAICHAIIDSGKQYARKKRKPFPLMYSYYGTEYLGAAHGLSSILQMLLSYQEVLSSGEKELVWQSVDFLMNQEQSCNWPAELGAIIQRENELVHWCHGAPGVAYLFAKAYLINKRPQYLDTCIRSGELVWQKGLLKKGPGICHGVAGSAYVFLLLYRLTGNSKYIYRAQRFAEFLFSDEFKIGSSSMNRIYSLFEGLSGTVCFLVDVLHPDKSEFPLFSVFV from the exons ATGGAAAACAAGCGTTGCTTTGAGAACCGCTATGCCGATTATACTGGAGCTTTGCTCTCGGGACAGGGTAACGAAGCGATAGTGCCTGTTGTCATCGCAAGTATAGAGAAGATCATGAAGAAGGTACCACTTGACTCAAGTGAATGCGACGGCGGTTTATATGATGGTCCAGCCGGTGTGGCATACATGCTGTACTATGTCTCAGAATGCCCTTTATTTTCTAAGCAAAGAGACACGTACCTGAAAAACGCGAAACAGATCATTGACGTGTCGGTGAAGTATGTGGATAGGGAGCAGGACACAAACATGCGCGCTGCGTTCCTGCTCGGCGGAGCCGGGATCTACGCCGTGGCTGCCATGGTCTACAAAGCCATGGGCTTGTCGGACTTCGTCAAGCCCCTGACAAAATTTCGAAACCTATGGGAGGTGTGTGCGCCCATCAGTTTCCTCGAGTGCGGCTCGGACGAGCTGTTCGTGGGGAGAGCAGGATACCTGTGCGCCGCTCTAGTGCTGAAACAGAGGCTTGGCATAGAG ATACTAAGTCCAGAACAAATAAAAGCTATCTGCCATGCTATTATCGACTCTGGTAAGCAGTACGCAAGAAAGAAGAGGAAACCATTTCCTCTCATGTATTCATATTATGGAACTGAATATTTGG GTGCTGCCCACGGCCTCTCCTCCATCCTGCAGATGCTGCTGTCTTACCAGGAAGTGTTGTCGTCGGGGGAGAAGGAGCTGGTGTGGCAGAGCGTGGACTTCCTGATGAATCAGGAGCAGAGCTGCAACTGGCCAGCCGAGCTGGGCGCCATAATCCAGCGGGAGAATGAGCTGGTACACTGGTGCCACGGAGCCCCGG GCGTCGCCTACCTATTCGCCAAGGCCTATCTGATCAACAAGAGGCCACAGTACTTGGACACTTGCATCCGAAGTGGCGAGCTAGTGTGGCAGAAGGGTCTGCTGAAAAAGGGCCCTGGGATCTGTCACGGCGTCGCTGGGAGTGCCTACGTCTTTCTGCTCCTCTACCGGCTCACGGGAAACTCCAAATACATTTACCGCGCGCAGAG GTTTGCAGAGTTCCTGTTCAGTGATGAGTTCAAGATCGGCTCCAGTTCCATGAATCGCATTTACAGTCTTTTCGAGGGTCTCTCTGGTACGGTCTGTTTCCTCGTGGATGTCCTCCACCCTGACAAATCAGAGTTCCCTCTCTTCAGCGTCTTCGTCTAG